In Terriglobales bacterium, the genomic stretch TTCATCTCCACCGTGGATTTCACCAGCAGCCCGCTCAGGCCGATGGCGTCCGCCCGGTGCTCGAGGGCCGCCGCGATGATCGAGTCCGCCGGCTGCTTGATTCCCAGGTTCACCACTCGGTAGCCGTTGTTCGTCAGGATGATGTCCACCAGGTTCTTGCCGATGTCGTGGACATCGCCCTTCACCGTGGCCAGCACGATGGTTCCCTTTTGCGAGCCGGCCGCGCGCTCCATCTTCGGCTCCAGATACGCCACCGCCTGCTTCATCACCGAAGCCGAATCCAGCACCGAAGGCAGTTGCATCTTGCGTGCGCCGAACAGGTCGCCCACGGTGCGCATGGCATCCAGCAGGACGTTGTTGATCAGGTCCAGCGGCGTGTAGCTGACCAGCGCCTCCTCCAGCACCTGCTCCAGCGCCTGCCGCGCCGCCCCCTCCCCGATTGCCTTCTCGCCATTGATGATGCAGTGCTTCAGCCGGTCTTCCACCGCCAGGTGCACCACATCCACGGCTGCGGCTTCCAGCTTTTTGTCGCTCTTCGCGAAGTGGGCCAGGTAATTGGCCAGCGGATCCCCGGCCGACGTGTCGTAATGAATCAGCTTCCTGGCAAGCTCAACTTCTGCTTCGGGGATCTTGTACAACGGATAGATTTTCGGGTAGTTCACGATGGCGATATCCAGGCCGTGGTTCACCGCCTCGTGCATGAACACGCTGTTCAGCACCCGCCGCGCGTACACATCCAGCCCGAACGAAATGTTGCTCACGCCCAGGATGGTGGTCACCTCCGGCAGCTCGTGCTTGATGCGCCGCACCGCCTCCAGCGTCTCCCGCCCCGCGGTCCGGTACTCCTCTTGTCCGGTGGAAATAGGCAGCGTCAGCGCGTCGAACACCAGGTCCACCGGCCGGATGCCGTACTTCCCTGTCGCCAGCTCGAAGATGCGCCGCGCGATGGCGGTCTTCTTCTCCGCCGTCAGCGCCATGCCCTCCTCGTCGATGGTCAGCGCGATCACCGCCGCGCCATAGCGCTTGGCCATGGGCAGCACCCGCGAAGTCCGCTTTTCACCGTCCTCCAGGTTGATGGAGTTGATGAGCGCCTTCCCGGGAATGCGTTTCAGCGCCTGCTCGACCACTTCGGCCTCGGTCGAGTCTACGAGCACCGGCGCCGGCACCCGCGTGGCGATCTTCTCCAGCACCTGCGTCATGTAGCCCTTCTCGTCCTCGCCCACGATGGCGCAGCACAGGTCGAGCATGTGCGAACCCTCGGCTACCAGCTTCTTCGCCAGTGCCAGAATCTCGTCGTATTGCCCGCCGCGGACCAGGTTGCGGAACTTCTCCACCCGCGTGGTGGTATTCATCTCCTCGGCCACGATCAGCGGCTTGGGCTCCAGATCCAGCGGGACCGACGCGTACGCGCTCGAGGCCGCCGCCACCGCGCGCACCTCACGCTTCGCCGGCTCCAGGTTCGCCACCGCCTCCGCCACCGCCTTGATGTGCCGCGGCGTGGTCCCGCAGCAACCACCGACGATGCGCACACCGTATTCCTTGACGAACAGCGTGTGGAACTCCGCCAGCTCTTCCGGCGTGAGCGAATATACGGCTTTCCCGCCCACGTTCTGCGGCAGGCCGGCATTGGGCAGCACGGAAACCTGCCGCGTGGAGTTGTGGCACAGGTAGCGCACCGCGTCGTTCATCTCGCGCGGCCCGGTGGCGCAGTTCATCCCGATCACGTCCGCGTCAAAGGGCTCCAGCGCCGTGAGTGCCGCTCCGATCTCCGTCCCCAGCAGCATCGTGCCCGTCGCTTCCAGCGTCACCTGCACCGTAACGGGCAGGCGTTTCCCTGCGTCACGCATGGCGTCGAACACGCCCGCCAGCGCAGCCTTGGCCTGCAACAGGTCCTGCGAGGTCTCGATCAGCAGCACGTCCACCCCGCCCTCGATCAGCCCCAGAGCCTGCTCGGTGTAGCCAGCCGCCATCTCGTCAAAGCCGATGTGTCCCAGCGACGGCAGCTTCGTGGTCGGCCCCATCGACCCCGCCACGAACCGCGGCTTCCCGTTGGCGGAGAAGTCCCGGGCTACTTCTTTCGCAATTTGCGCCGCCGCGCGGTTGATCTCCCGTGTCTTGTCCTCCAGTTGGTACTCCGCCAGCACGATGCGCGTCGCCCCGAACGTGTCGGTTTCGACCACGTCGGCTCCGGCGGTGAAATACGCCGCGTGGATGTCCCGGATGACGTCCGGGCGGCTCAGCACCAGCAGCTCGTTACAGCCCTCCTTGCCCTGGAAATCGTCGGCAGTGAGCGCCCGCTCCTGGATCTGCGTGCCCATGGCCCCGTCATAAATCACCACGCGCTCGCGTACGGTTTGGAGAAAATCAGCCATCAAATCATCTGTGAACTGCGAACTGTGAACTTACAAGCAAACCGCACGCCTACAGGTACCTTACTGCCGCAGCGTTCGCCGGGAAGCGGAGAAGATTCGCACCAGCTCGTTGGCCTCCCGCGTAATGTTCCCCATTCTCTTGGCTGGGACGATACC encodes the following:
- the metH gene encoding methionine synthase, which gives rise to MADFLQTVRERVVIYDGAMGTQIQERALTADDFQGKEGCNELLVLSRPDVIRDIHAAYFTAGADVVETDTFGATRIVLAEYQLEDKTREINRAAAQIAKEVARDFSANGKPRFVAGSMGPTTKLPSLGHIGFDEMAAGYTEQALGLIEGGVDVLLIETSQDLLQAKAALAGVFDAMRDAGKRLPVTVQVTLEATGTMLLGTEIGAALTALEPFDADVIGMNCATGPREMNDAVRYLCHNSTRQVSVLPNAGLPQNVGGKAVYSLTPEELAEFHTLFVKEYGVRIVGGCCGTTPRHIKAVAEAVANLEPAKREVRAVAAASSAYASVPLDLEPKPLIVAEEMNTTTRVEKFRNLVRGGQYDEILALAKKLVAEGSHMLDLCCAIVGEDEKGYMTQVLEKIATRVPAPVLVDSTEAEVVEQALKRIPGKALINSINLEDGEKRTSRVLPMAKRYGAAVIALTIDEEGMALTAEKKTAIARRIFELATGKYGIRPVDLVFDALTLPISTGQEEYRTAGRETLEAVRRIKHELPEVTTILGVSNISFGLDVYARRVLNSVFMHEAVNHGLDIAIVNYPKIYPLYKIPEAEVELARKLIHYDTSAGDPLANYLAHFAKSDKKLEAAAVDVVHLAVEDRLKHCIINGEKAIGEGAARQALEQVLEEALVSYTPLDLINNVLLDAMRTVGDLFGARKMQLPSVLDSASVMKQAVAYLEPKMERAAGSQKGTIVLATVKGDVHDIGKNLVDIILTNNGYRVVNLGIKQPADSIIAAALEHRADAIGLSGLLVKSTVEMKYVLEDLERQKLAFPVICGGAALTRKYVEDDLRREYSNGVFYGEDAFGGLRLMDDLTASEDLRQARLSEGRTRKELARATAAVAEAPAERSRVVRTDVEIPKAEFYGVRVKKDFELTEVFRYINETALFKNQWQLKTASASDYQELVKARFRPILEGLKQEVTAAGWFEPKAVYGWFPCQSSGNDVILYQPEDGSRRELLRFTFPRQKEGRRLSIADFFAAEDSGRMDVVGVSVVTMGARASEESHRLFEHGEYTRYLYLHGLSVETAEALAELLHKQMRAELGIGKDDAERITDLFHQKYRGSRYSFGYPACPNLEDQTKIFELLDPEHTIGVRLTSGFQLEPEQSTSAIVVHHPDAKYFVV